The following proteins come from a genomic window of Paenibacillus sp. CAA11:
- a CDS encoding helix-turn-helix domain-containing protein, producing MEDIQAVIARNLAKLRKSRGLSLDQTAELTGVSKAMLAQIEKGKSNPTVSTLWKIANGLQVSFSLFMKEEKPVIKTINISELDSIDDNDGKYRVYPFFPYHPEKKFEIYIVTLEPGCVHGEKTHLGEEYILIKEGQLTIQLQGEIYVLGSGDAMQFPSGIPHNYSNLTKEQASFFLLMHYPESDEI from the coding sequence ATGGAGGATATTCAAGCGGTCATCGCCAGAAACCTGGCTAAGCTAAGAAAAAGCAGAGGCCTTTCGCTTGATCAGACTGCGGAGTTGACCGGGGTTAGCAAAGCCATGCTTGCCCAAATTGAGAAGGGTAAATCCAATCCGACTGTATCCACCTTGTGGAAGATCGCGAACGGTCTGCAGGTATCCTTTTCGCTATTTATGAAGGAAGAGAAGCCTGTAATTAAAACAATCAACATCTCTGAGCTGGATTCTATTGATGATAATGATGGGAAGTATAGAGTCTACCCTTTCTTCCCTTACCATCCTGAGAAGAAATTTGAAATTTACATAGTTACATTAGAGCCGGGATGTGTTCATGGTGAGAAAACACATTTAGGCGAGGAGTATATTCTGATTAAGGAAGGACAGCTTACCATCCAGCTTCAAGGAGAAATTTATGTACTCGGCTCAGGGGACGCCATGCAATTTCCAAGCGGGATTCCCCACAACTACTCTAATCTGACTAAAGAGCAGGCCAGCTTTTTCCTGTTAATGCATTATCCGGAGAGTGACGAAATTTAG
- a CDS encoding prephenate dehydrogenase: protein MMNTSTKIAIFGVGLIGGSLALCFKGKPNLTVVGYSHRSDVLERIKARDVVDYATLSIEEAAQDADFIFLCVPVGALEYYLKKLSSLKLKPGCIISDVGSTKSSIAACANTLTMTEAHFIGGHPMAGSERSGVEAATSLLFENAYYVLTPSKNATEEAYAKLEGLLQHTRSHIIRVQPQLHDEIVGAISHLPHIIAVALVNQVRGYHQKNDLYRLLAAGGFRDITRIASSDPVVWRDILLNNREVLLDLLADWTEEVQQFRDLLNRQDGDGIEAAFKRAGEFRSELPERRKGAIQPLFDLYIDVPDHPGIIGQITTELGAHQVNLSNIQIIESREDVPGLMRLSFRNEQEMERAKAPLQALGYMVYV from the coding sequence ATGATGAATACATCAACAAAAATAGCCATTTTTGGCGTTGGTTTGATCGGTGGATCCTTGGCGCTATGTTTTAAAGGAAAGCCGAATTTGACGGTGGTTGGTTACAGCCACCGTTCTGACGTTTTGGAGCGGATTAAAGCGCGTGATGTTGTGGATTATGCCACCCTCTCAATTGAAGAAGCAGCGCAGGATGCCGACTTTATATTCTTGTGTGTGCCGGTAGGCGCACTTGAGTATTATTTGAAGAAGCTTAGCAGTCTCAAGCTGAAGCCAGGCTGCATCATTTCAGATGTAGGAAGCACGAAGTCCTCAATAGCAGCTTGTGCGAACACGCTTACGATGACAGAGGCGCACTTTATCGGAGGACATCCGATGGCGGGCTCGGAACGTTCTGGTGTGGAAGCAGCGACGTCGCTGCTCTTTGAGAATGCATACTATGTACTGACTCCATCGAAGAACGCTACAGAGGAGGCCTATGCCAAGCTGGAGGGATTGCTGCAGCATACGAGGTCACATATCATTCGAGTGCAGCCGCAGCTGCATGATGAGATTGTGGGTGCGATCAGCCATCTACCTCACATCATCGCAGTCGCATTGGTCAACCAGGTGCGCGGGTACCATCAAAAGAATGACCTGTACCGACTTCTAGCGGCAGGCGGGTTCAGAGATATAACGCGCATCGCATCCAGCGATCCTGTCGTGTGGAGGGATATCCTGCTCAACAATCGAGAGGTTCTGCTTGACCTGCTTGCTGATTGGACAGAGGAGGTTCAGCAGTTTAGAGATTTGTTGAATCGGCAGGATGGAGACGGAATTGAAGCTGCCTTCAAACGGGCAGGAGAATTCCGCAGCGAGCTGCCTGAACGACGCAAAGGTGCTATTCAGCCATTGTTCGATCTCTATATCGATGTTCCCGACCATCCGGGGATTATCGGCCAGATTACGACCGAGCTTGGAGCGCATCAGGTGAACCTGAGCAATATCCAGATTATTGAGAGCAGGGAGGATGTGCCGGGGTTAATGCGTCTTTCTTTCCGGAATGAGCAGGAGATGGAACGGGCGAAAGCGCCGCTTCAGGCTTTAGGGTATATGGTTTATGTCTAA
- the hisC gene encoding histidinol-phosphate transaminase — protein MQPKPQVVNLPVYQPGKPVEEVQRELGITEVIKLASNENPYGTSPKVRAAIESEMSQMHIYPDGAASELTRVLSGHLGVNPNQVIFGCGSDEIIALITRAFLMPGDETVMADQTFSVYKSNADIEGAVSIEVPLKDGIHHLSAMLEAISERTKIVWICNPNNPTGTIVSSAELRSFLDLVPQHVMVVLDEAYAEYVTDSAYPDGIALASEYKNVVVLRTFSKIYGLAALRIGYGVGEPEVIKLINQVREPFNTTRFGQVAALAALGDQEYVKECRDKNAEQIKFLNKEFDRLGLKYFPAHGNFIMVDVRVLAVEMFQILLKQGVIIRAGFGKYPNHIRVTVGSAEQNRRFIAVLEQALRQEQGEV, from the coding sequence ATGCAACCTAAACCGCAAGTTGTGAATCTCCCGGTCTATCAGCCGGGTAAGCCCGTAGAAGAGGTTCAACGGGAGTTAGGCATCACAGAAGTCATTAAGCTCGCATCCAACGAGAACCCGTACGGAACATCTCCCAAGGTTCGCGCAGCGATTGAATCGGAAATGAGCCAAATGCATATCTATCCCGATGGAGCGGCTTCCGAATTAACCCGCGTCTTGTCCGGCCACCTTGGTGTAAATCCGAATCAAGTCATCTTCGGCTGCGGCTCGGATGAGATCATTGCACTCATTACCCGCGCTTTTCTTATGCCGGGTGATGAGACGGTTATGGCGGATCAGACCTTCTCGGTATATAAGAGCAATGCCGATATTGAAGGGGCTGTCAGCATTGAAGTGCCTTTGAAGGACGGCATTCATCATTTGAGCGCTATGCTGGAAGCTATATCGGAGCGGACGAAGATCGTCTGGATCTGTAATCCGAATAATCCGACCGGGACCATCGTTTCTTCTGCGGAGCTGAGAAGCTTCCTGGACCTAGTTCCTCAGCATGTAATGGTTGTGCTGGACGAGGCTTATGCCGAGTATGTAACGGATTCCGCTTATCCGGACGGCATCGCTCTGGCCAGCGAATATAAAAATGTCGTTGTGCTGAGAACCTTCTCCAAAATATACGGTCTTGCCGCCCTTCGCATTGGCTATGGCGTAGGTGAGCCCGAGGTCATCAAGCTGATTAATCAAGTGCGCGAACCCTTCAACACAACCCGCTTCGGACAGGTGGCGGCCCTAGCGGCATTGGGAGACCAGGAATATGTTAAGGAATGCAGGGACAAGAACGCTGAACAGATCAAATTTTTAAACAAAGAATTTGACCGTTTGGGTCTTAAGTATTTTCCGGCCCATGGCAATTTCATTATGGTAGATGTTCGCGTGCTGGCCGTAGAGATGTTTCAGATTCTCTTGAAACAGGGTGTGATTATCAGAGCCGGGTTTGGAAAGTACCCGAACCACATTCGGGTGACTGTAGGATCAGCTGAGCAAAATCGCAGGTTTATCGCTGTGCTGGAACAGGCGCTGCGCCAAGAGCAAGGTGAGGTCTAA
- the trpA gene encoding tryptophan synthase subunit alpha → MNLMDAVFTRLKEEGKTALIPFLTVGDPDPSTTVELIAELEKAGADIVELGVPYSDPLADGPVIQRASERALKHQITIETCIETARQCRARGVQLPFVLFTYYNPVLQLGLDHFFQRMEEGGISALIIPDLPVEEAEEVLKQADRAGIHLVPLVAPTSSGRIDRILKQARGFIYCVSSLGVTGERASFHEGVDAFIASVKEQTELPVAVGFGISSGEQVRRFSKICDGVVVGSAIVRKVEENLALLSEPNTRAEGLLQIHRFVAQLKE, encoded by the coding sequence ATGAACTTAATGGACGCTGTTTTTACAAGACTGAAGGAAGAGGGCAAGACGGCTCTCATTCCATTTCTAACCGTTGGAGATCCTGATCCCTCTACGACAGTAGAGCTAATTGCTGAGCTGGAAAAGGCTGGAGCGGACATCGTAGAGCTTGGGGTTCCCTATTCGGACCCGCTCGCGGATGGTCCAGTGATTCAGCGGGCATCCGAACGGGCACTGAAGCATCAGATTACGATAGAGACGTGTATCGAAACGGCACGCCAGTGCAGAGCACGGGGAGTTCAGCTCCCATTTGTACTATTTACTTATTATAATCCGGTACTTCAGCTGGGGCTGGACCATTTCTTCCAACGGATGGAAGAGGGGGGGATCAGCGCACTCATTATACCGGACCTTCCTGTGGAAGAAGCAGAGGAGGTTCTGAAGCAGGCTGATCGTGCGGGCATCCATCTGGTTCCCCTTGTAGCGCCGACCTCCAGCGGAAGAATTGATCGCATCCTAAAGCAGGCTCGCGGCTTTATCTATTGTGTATCTTCATTAGGCGTAACTGGCGAGCGGGCGTCTTTTCACGAGGGTGTTGATGCCTTCATTGCATCCGTCAAGGAGCAGACCGAGCTTCCTGTAGCTGTTGGTTTTGGGATTTCCAGCGGGGAACAGGTTCGCCGTTTCTCTAAAATTTGTGACGGTGTCGTTGTAGGCAGTGCAATTGTGCGTAAAGTCGAAGAGAATTTAGCGTTGCTGTCAGAGCCAAATACCCGTGCGGAGGGGCTCTTGCAAATTCATCGCTTTGTGGCACAATTAAAGGAATAA
- the trpB gene encoding tryptophan synthase subunit beta: MTQVPDERGRFGEFGGRYVPETLMNALIELENAYKLHAEESSFQEEIAYLLKQYSGRETPLYYAERLTEHLGGAKIYLKREDLNHTGAHKINNAIGQGVLATRMGKTKVIAETGAGQHGVASATVAALLGLECKVFMGEEDMKRQQLNVFRMRLLGAEVVPVVSGTRTLKDACNEALRYWVSNVHDTFYILGSATGPHPYPMMVRNFQRVIGDETRRQILETEGRLPDLIVAAVGGGSNAIGMFYPFVEDTAVALLGVEAAGRGVDTEFHAATMTKGSKGVFQGSLSYLLQDEYGQVQPAHSISAGLDYPGIGPEHSYLKDIQRAKYVPITDVEAVEALQLLSRTEGIIPALESAHAVAEVVKRAPKLSSDQIVVICLSGRGDKDVDSIMSYLGGGQS; the protein is encoded by the coding sequence ATGACACAGGTTCCGGACGAAAGAGGAAGATTTGGTGAATTTGGTGGAAGATATGTCCCGGAGACGCTAATGAATGCGCTCATTGAATTGGAGAACGCTTATAAGCTGCATGCGGAGGAGTCTTCTTTCCAGGAAGAAATCGCTTATTTGCTTAAGCAGTATTCCGGAAGAGAGACTCCGCTTTACTATGCTGAACGGCTCACCGAGCATTTGGGTGGTGCGAAGATATATCTGAAGCGGGAAGATTTGAACCATACCGGGGCACATAAGATTAACAATGCCATTGGTCAAGGTGTGCTCGCAACAAGAATGGGCAAAACCAAGGTGATCGCCGAGACAGGAGCGGGCCAGCATGGAGTGGCAAGTGCGACGGTTGCTGCACTTCTAGGCTTGGAATGCAAGGTGTTTATGGGTGAAGAAGACATGAAGCGCCAGCAGTTAAATGTCTTCCGCATGCGCCTGCTTGGCGCTGAGGTTGTTCCAGTGGTATCCGGAACACGCACCCTGAAGGATGCATGCAATGAGGCACTCCGCTATTGGGTCAGCAACGTTCATGATACCTTTTATATTCTAGGTTCGGCTACTGGGCCGCATCCTTATCCCATGATGGTCCGCAATTTCCAGCGCGTGATCGGTGATGAGACGCGGAGACAAATCCTGGAGACCGAAGGCAGACTGCCGGACCTTATTGTTGCTGCTGTCGGAGGGGGAAGCAATGCCATTGGCATGTTCTATCCGTTCGTGGAGGATACGGCCGTAGCGCTTCTCGGTGTTGAAGCAGCCGGCAGGGGCGTGGATACGGAATTCCATGCAGCCACCATGACGAAGGGAAGCAAAGGGGTCTTTCAAGGATCCTTGAGCTATCTGCTGCAGGATGAATACGGTCAAGTACAGCCGGCTCATTCTATCTCTGCTGGTCTGGACTATCCGGGAATTGGACCGGAACATTCCTATCTTAAGGATATCCAGCGGGCTAAATATGTTCCAATCACTGATGTAGAAGCTGTTGAGGCGCTTCAGCTCCTCAGTAGGACTGAAGGAATTATCCCGGCGCTGGAATCTGCCCATGCGGTTGCAGAGGTCGTGAAACGCGCACCTAAGCTGTCCTCCGACCAAATCGTAGTGATCTGTCTGTCTGGAAGAGGCGATAAAGACGTGGATTCCATTATGTCTTACCTGGGAGGCGGACAGTCATGA
- a CDS encoding phosphoribosylanthranilate isomerase yields MNKPLVKICGLQSVEVLKSMLQFPVDYIGFVFAKSKRQVTPAQAAELVQVLDLWQQPQSPLSVGVFVNPGIEELRTVLAAVPLDAVQLHGQESAAFCREIKEKFRVQVIKAVSVSDEAEAQPLQQLQSYSETVDALLLDTYDPLYGGGSGRTFAWDKALPYQTWARKQNIPLLVAGGLTPDNVTQLITAYEPDGVDVSSGVESGGVKDIVKIQAFVERVKG; encoded by the coding sequence ATGAATAAACCGCTCGTAAAAATTTGTGGACTTCAAAGCGTTGAAGTGTTAAAATCTATGTTACAATTCCCTGTGGATTATATCGGATTCGTCTTTGCCAAAAGCAAAAGGCAGGTTACTCCAGCTCAAGCTGCTGAGCTTGTTCAGGTGCTGGATCTATGGCAGCAGCCTCAATCACCTCTCAGCGTAGGTGTATTTGTTAATCCTGGCATCGAGGAGCTGCGAACAGTTCTGGCAGCTGTTCCGCTGGATGCTGTACAGCTGCACGGTCAGGAGAGTGCTGCCTTCTGCCGGGAGATTAAGGAGAAGTTCAGGGTGCAGGTTATTAAAGCCGTCTCAGTAAGTGACGAAGCGGAAGCACAGCCGCTTCAGCAGCTGCAATCCTACTCGGAAACTGTGGATGCATTGCTCCTGGATACCTATGATCCCCTATATGGAGGAGGCAGCGGCAGGACCTTTGCGTGGGACAAAGCTCTGCCCTATCAGACATGGGCCCGAAAGCAGAATATCCCGCTTCTCGTAGCCGGAGGCTTGACGCCAGATAATGTAACTCAATTGATAACTGCTTACGAGCCGGATGGAGTGGATGTCTCCAGCGGAGTTGAGAGCGGTGGCGTGAAAGATATAGTTAAGATTCAAGCTTTTGTGGAGAGGGTGAAGGGATAA
- the trpC gene encoding indole-3-glycerol phosphate synthase TrpC has translation MYLDRIVETKKEEVQLLAKSLQKETAEQQIAALEPTLGFYKALSSRRKRQLGLIAEVKKASPSKGLIRPDFHPVELAVAYEQAGTDCISVLTDETYFQGSKTYLSEIRQAVQVPLLRKDFIIDPLQIYEARLLGADAVLLIAAILSDEQLEQYFALAASIGLDALVEVHSYEELERVLKINGVQLIGVNNRNLHTFETDIKVTAELSRSVPASITLISESGITGPADIDYLALNGAQGVLIGETFMRRDNVIEAVIDLLGPVPSYGGNAS, from the coding sequence ATGTATCTTGATCGTATTGTAGAGACCAAAAAAGAAGAGGTTCAGCTTCTCGCTAAAAGCCTGCAAAAGGAGACGGCCGAGCAGCAGATTGCAGCTCTGGAGCCTACACTGGGGTTCTACAAAGCCTTATCCAGCAGACGTAAGCGGCAGCTGGGCCTGATCGCCGAGGTCAAGAAGGCCTCACCATCCAAAGGCCTCATCCGCCCGGATTTCCATCCGGTAGAACTCGCCGTGGCTTATGAACAGGCAGGTACGGACTGCATCTCCGTCTTGACAGATGAGACTTATTTTCAGGGAAGTAAGACATATTTGAGTGAGATCCGGCAGGCTGTTCAGGTTCCGCTTCTGCGTAAGGATTTTATTATAGACCCGCTTCAGATTTATGAAGCCCGTCTACTGGGAGCGGATGCAGTGCTGTTGATCGCCGCGATTCTAAGTGATGAGCAGCTTGAACAGTACTTTGCTTTGGCAGCTTCTATCGGGCTCGATGCTCTTGTGGAGGTTCACAGCTATGAGGAGCTGGAGCGTGTTCTTAAGATTAACGGTGTACAGCTCATCGGGGTGAATAACCGGAATTTGCATACATTTGAGACGGATATTAAAGTAACCGCCGAGCTATCGAGAAGCGTTCCGGCAAGTATCACACTAATCAGCGAGAGCGGAATAACAGGTCCTGCTGATATTGACTACTTAGCTCTCAATGGGGCACAGGGTGTCCTGATTGGAGAGACGTTCATGCGCAGGGACAATGTTATTGAGGCAGTAATAGATCTTCTAGGCCCTGTTCCTTCGTATGGGGGAAACGCATCATGA
- the trpD gene encoding anthranilate phosphoribosyltransferase: MNGHQLLQQGLGRLIEGEHLGRQEARSLMDVIMRGEATSAQIGALLTALRIKGETVDEITGFAEAMRGHAGRLALDSSQLLDTCGTGGSGIHKFNISTTAAIVASSVSVKVAKHGNRSASGRAGSADVLEALGVNIHLSPEQAERCLEDIGICFLFAQVYHPSMRHAAAPRKELGIRTVFNMLGPLTNPAGADRQVLGIYDLKRTETIAKVLKELGSKRALVVTSHEGLDEISISSPTRVSELKNGEIRTYDLNPEELGLTSYSLQEMMGGDAQQNAEIIRGVLQGKSGAYRDVVLANAGACIYVAGLADSIRQGVEAAAEAIDSGQAARKLEQLIQTTEEFSYVS; this comes from the coding sequence ATGAACGGACATCAACTATTGCAGCAGGGGCTCGGCCGGCTGATTGAAGGGGAGCATCTTGGACGTCAGGAAGCGAGAAGTCTGATGGATGTCATTATGAGAGGTGAAGCTACTTCAGCACAGATCGGCGCTCTCCTTACAGCATTACGGATCAAGGGGGAGACCGTGGATGAGATTACCGGCTTTGCTGAGGCGATGCGCGGTCATGCTGGAAGACTTGCCCTTGATAGCTCGCAGCTGCTGGATACCTGCGGTACCGGAGGTTCGGGAATCCACAAATTCAACATTTCGACAACGGCAGCTATTGTCGCTTCATCCGTCTCGGTCAAAGTTGCGAAGCACGGCAACCGTTCTGCCTCGGGCAGAGCCGGCAGCGCAGATGTGCTTGAAGCCTTGGGCGTCAATATTCATTTGTCCCCTGAGCAGGCAGAACGGTGCCTTGAGGATATAGGCATTTGCTTCCTGTTTGCTCAGGTGTATCATCCATCGATGAGGCATGCAGCAGCTCCGCGCAAAGAGCTGGGCATTCGGACTGTGTTCAATATGCTTGGTCCCCTTACCAATCCGGCAGGAGCCGACCGGCAGGTGCTGGGGATTTATGATCTTAAGCGGACGGAGACCATCGCGAAGGTTCTTAAGGAGCTTGGGTCCAAGAGGGCACTCGTTGTAACCAGTCACGAAGGACTGGATGAGATCAGCATTTCCTCACCAACAAGAGTTTCTGAGCTGAAGAATGGAGAGATTCGGACCTATGATCTTAATCCGGAAGAGCTGGGTCTTACGAGCTACTCGCTGCAGGAGATGATGGGCGGAGACGCCCAACAGAATGCGGAGATTATCCGTGGTGTTCTGCAGGGCAAGTCGGGGGCTTACCGGGATGTCGTCCTTGCCAATGCAGGAGCTTGTATTTATGTGGCAGGCCTAGCTGACAGCATCAGACAAGGGGTAGAGGCGGCGGCAGAAGCCATTGATTCCGGACAGGCGGCAAGAAAGCTAGAACAGCTTATTCAAACAACGGAGGAATTCAGCTATGTATCTTGA
- the trpE gene encoding anthranilate synthase component I, which yields MTTPQIEQVIAMAKDYNLIPIARPIMADMETPIRVFQRFAAKQRAFLLESVEGGVQWARYSFIGTDPFLLISAKNGRVVLEQGGEERQLGGNPIEELKAVLRQYRSPKVPELPPFTGGAIGYFGYDLLQYYEKLPAHALDDLQMDDIKFMFCDQVIVFDHVKQRILLVSNVHIAPGATDEEIRAAYDAAVSRLNHAAGMLAEEHSGEPFSALVFPTDVELGPIASNLTKQQYMANVDQAKEYIRSGDIFQVVLSQRFHIETEVSPLQVYRVLRTMNPSPYMYYLKMDDEVIVGTSPEALVKVENGRIETRPIAGTRPRGATEEEDRRLEEELLQDEKERAEHLMLVDLGRNDLGRVAEFGTVKCEQFMEIERYSHVMHIVSAVAGRLRQDKDFFDAFLSCLPAGTVSGAPKLRAMQIIAELEQEARGPYAGAIGYLGFSGNMDSCITIRTILFKQGKAYVQAGAGIVWDSEPEKEYEETVNKAKALLKAIRTAEAMFPAKAKPLPVSSMANQDYLYEYTQTQL from the coding sequence ATGACAACCCCCCAGATTGAACAGGTCATCGCCATGGCAAAGGACTATAACTTAATACCGATTGCCCGTCCCATTATGGCAGATATGGAGACACCCATTCGGGTTTTTCAGCGTTTTGCTGCTAAGCAGCGGGCCTTTTTGTTAGAAAGTGTGGAAGGCGGGGTTCAGTGGGCCAGATATTCCTTTATCGGCACGGACCCATTCCTCTTAATATCGGCCAAAAACGGCCGGGTTGTATTGGAGCAAGGCGGGGAAGAGCGTCAGCTGGGCGGGAATCCGATTGAGGAGCTGAAGGCGGTCTTAAGACAGTATCGCAGCCCCAAAGTTCCTGAGCTTCCTCCATTTACAGGAGGAGCGATCGGTTATTTCGGTTATGACCTGCTTCAATATTATGAGAAACTGCCGGCGCATGCGCTTGATGATCTGCAGATGGATGATATCAAGTTTATGTTCTGTGATCAGGTCATTGTATTTGACCATGTCAAGCAGCGCATCCTGCTTGTGTCGAATGTGCATATCGCTCCAGGAGCGACGGATGAGGAGATTCGCGCGGCTTATGATGCTGCCGTTTCTAGGCTCAATCATGCTGCGGGTATGCTGGCGGAAGAACATAGCGGGGAGCCGTTTAGCGCCTTAGTTTTCCCAACCGATGTAGAGCTTGGACCCATTGCATCCAACCTGACAAAGCAGCAGTATATGGCTAATGTGGACCAGGCGAAGGAGTACATCCGGTCCGGGGATATTTTCCAGGTCGTATTGTCCCAGCGATTCCATATTGAGACCGAAGTTTCTCCGCTCCAGGTTTATCGTGTGCTGAGAACGATGAATCCCTCTCCTTATATGTATTATCTGAAAATGGATGATGAGGTTATCGTCGGAACTTCGCCGGAAGCGCTGGTCAAGGTGGAGAATGGCCGCATCGAAACCCGTCCGATTGCCGGGACCCGTCCGAGGGGAGCTACAGAAGAAGAAGACCGGCGGCTTGAAGAGGAGCTGCTGCAGGATGAGAAGGAACGGGCAGAGCACTTAATGTTAGTGGATTTAGGGCGAAATGACCTTGGACGTGTGGCGGAGTTTGGGACGGTGAAATGCGAGCAATTTATGGAGATTGAGAGATACTCCCACGTCATGCATATTGTATCTGCGGTGGCTGGTCGTTTAAGGCAGGATAAGGATTTCTTCGATGCTTTCCTCTCTTGTCTTCCGGCAGGAACTGTATCCGGTGCTCCGAAGCTTAGAGCAATGCAGATTATCGCGGAGCTGGAGCAGGAGGCGCGCGGTCCGTATGCCGGAGCTATTGGCTATCTGGGCTTCTCGGGAAATATGGATTCCTGCATCACCATTCGCACGATTTTATTTAAGCAAGGTAAAGCCTACGTGCAGGCCGGGGCGGGGATTGTATGGGACTCTGAACCGGAGAAGGAATATGAGGAAACCGTCAATAAAGCAAAGGCGCTACTGAAAGCGATTCGTACGGCGGAAGCTATGTTTCCGGCAAAAGCCAAGCCGCTGCCGGTGAGCAGCATGGCGAATCAAGATTATTTATATGAATACACACAAACCCAATTGTAA
- the aroH gene encoding chorismate mutase — protein sequence MYNRGIRGATTVTKNNEQEILEATAVLLQEIVDRNEIEPEDICSVWITMTADLDAAFPAKAIRQLEGWDMVPLMCSTEIPVQGSLPRCIRFMIQVNTEKGQREMKHVYLNDAQLLRPDLVAAKE from the coding sequence ATGTATAATCGGGGAATACGCGGAGCAACGACAGTAACGAAGAACAACGAGCAGGAGATTCTCGAAGCCACGGCTGTCCTTCTTCAGGAAATTGTTGATCGTAATGAGATTGAGCCTGAAGATATCTGCAGTGTTTGGATTACCATGACGGCTGATTTGGATGCAGCCTTCCCGGCCAAGGCTATTCGCCAGCTCGAAGGCTGGGACATGGTACCTCTGATGTGTTCGACAGAAATTCCTGTTCAGGGAAGCCTGCCGCGTTGCATCCGCTTTATGATCCAGGTTAACACGGAGAAGGGACAGCGGGAAATGAAGCATGTGTATTTGAACGATGCGCAGCTTCTCCGTCCAGACCTTGTAGCTGCAAAAGAGTAA
- the aroB gene encoding 3-dehydroquinate synthase: protein MRTITVELGERSYPIHIGEGLLQRAGEFLKAQGLKNGSPLLIVTDSHVAPLYLQVLETALQTEGYRTCSHIIEAGEASKSLKTYEEVMTTAIQAGLDRSSSVIALGGGVVGDLAGFVAATYMRGIKFVQMPTTILAHDSSVGGKVAVNHPLAKNMIGSFHQPTLVLYDLNTLQTLPAREVRAGLSEVLKEGLIWDAGFASWCDKQAEALLSLDAEALGVALERGCSIKAEVVSHDEQEHGLRAILNLGHTIGHALEAIGGYGKLLHGEAIAIGMVGAAKLAVNRGVEPMLLDETIRILQRFELPTSIPHTMDDEHILAAMMHDKKFKENQIVFILPEAIGKVKVAPDIQLQEVREVIRYLKEREEDHV, encoded by the coding sequence ATGAGAACGATAACTGTTGAATTAGGTGAACGCTCTTACCCGATTCATATTGGAGAAGGCTTGCTGCAGCGTGCAGGTGAATTCTTGAAGGCTCAAGGTCTTAAGAACGGAAGCCCTCTGCTGATTGTGACGGACAGCCATGTGGCTCCTCTGTATCTCCAAGTACTGGAGACAGCCTTACAGACTGAGGGATATCGGACTTGTTCTCATATTATCGAGGCTGGTGAAGCCTCGAAGTCACTTAAGACTTATGAAGAGGTCATGACGACAGCGATACAGGCAGGGCTTGACCGGAGTTCCTCTGTTATCGCTTTGGGCGGTGGTGTTGTAGGCGACCTCGCCGGGTTCGTGGCGGCTACCTATATGCGGGGGATTAAATTCGTTCAAATGCCGACAACGATTCTTGCTCATGACAGCAGCGTAGGCGGGAAGGTGGCTGTGAACCATCCGCTCGCCAAAAATATGATCGGTTCCTTCCATCAGCCCACCCTGGTGCTGTATGATCTGAACACTCTTCAGACGCTGCCAGCCCGCGAGGTGCGGGCTGGCTTGTCGGAGGTGTTGAAGGAAGGCCTGATCTGGGATGCAGGCTTTGCATCCTGGTGTGACAAGCAGGCGGAAGCCTTGCTGTCCTTGGATGCAGAGGCGCTCGGGGTTGCCCTAGAGCGGGGCTGCTCCATCAAGGCCGAAGTGGTCTCGCATGATGAGCAGGAGCATGGGCTGCGCGCCATTCTGAACCTAGGCCATACGATTGGTCATGCACTTGAGGCAATTGGCGGATACGGCAAGCTGCTCCATGGAGAAGCGATTGCCATCGGCATGGTCGGGGCAGCGAAGCTGGCTGTGAACCGTGGTGTGGAGCCCATGCTGCTGGACGAGACGATAAGAATACTTCAGCGCTTTGAACTGCCAACGTCCATTCCGCATACTATGGATGATGAGCATATTTTGGCAGCAATGATGCATGATAAGAAATTTAAGGAGAATCAGATCGTATTCATCCTTCCTGAAGCGATTGGCAAGGTGAAGGTTGCCCCGGATATTCAGCTTCAGGAAGTGCGTGAGGTTATTAGATACCTTAAAGAACGGGAGGAAGACCATGTATAA